A window of Drosophila subobscura isolate 14011-0131.10 chromosome E, UCBerk_Dsub_1.0, whole genome shotgun sequence contains these coding sequences:
- the LOC117891998 gene encoding UDP-glucuronosyltransferase 2C1 isoform X1 — translation MHRTVGLLLILCICCTVAVDILMATQGGTKSHKIPFWELAKGLIARGHNITFLSGFPADFHIDGLQEVTPAGLVEYIQNYTNWDLLGARIAGEMPIKPWDGIRYAFESCDAMLGDAETKDLANRSFDLAILDGAFPECVLGLVHQYKIPFMYINTVGFYTGSLSVAGNPISYAITPNFYSRFTDTMSLYERAINTGMQIGQNLMHMVSKICAWLHNVTLFSIYLQYVIRRTHLVLREHLGSHMPHPYEMSRNVSFILQNGHAVVSYPRALNPNVAEVACIHCKPARKLPKDLEDFIGASGASGFIYVSMGSSVKAANMPESLRRMLVKTFARLPYHVLWKYEGSSADMQDLTSNVKLSRWLPQQDILGHTKLRAFVTHGGLLSMFETVYHGVPVVTMPVFCDHDVNSAKAEADGYAIKLDLQTLSTNQLYKAIMKVIHDSRYRNAARYRQNLLLDQRSTALETAIYWTEYVLRHKGAYHLQAPARNMNWAQYYLLDVVAVYLLAFYVLVLLIKRLDFRSEKLSLQVPSTAAPTAGKTKSKKI, via the exons ATGCATCGAACTGTCGGCTTGTTGCTGATCCTTTGTATCTGCTGCACAGTGGCGGTTGACATTCTAATGGCTACACAAG GTGGAACAAAGTCACACAAAATACCATTTTGGGAGTTGGCCAAGGGATTAATAGCCAG AGGACATAATATTACCTTCCTAAGTGGGTTCCCGGCAGATTTTCATATCGATGGCCTGCAAGAGGTGACGCCAGCTGGCCTTGTTGAATACATTCAGAACTATACGAATTGGGATTTGTTGGGCGCTCGAATTGCTGGAGAAATGCCTATAAAGCCGTGGGATGGTATTCGATATGCTTTTGAG TCGTGTGATGCTATGCTTGGCGACGCGGAGACCAAAGATTTGGCGAACCGTAGCTTTGATCTAGCCATATTGGACGGAGCTTTTCCCGAGTGTGTGCTGGGACTGGTACATCAATACAAAATTCCTTTCATGTACATAAACACTGTAGGCTTCTATACAGGAAGTCTCTCGGTAGCGGGGAACCCCATAAGCTATGCCATAACTCCAAACTTTTACTCTCGCTTTACGGACACCATGAGCCTATACGAGCGGGCAATCAACACGGGAATGCAGATCGGACAAAATCTAATGCACATGGTAAGTAAGATCTGCGCATGGCTTCACAATGTAACTTTATTCTCCATTTATCTACAGTATGTTATTCGGAGAACGCATCTCGTCCTGCGAGAACATTTGGGCTCCCACATGCCACATCCCTACGAGATGTCACGTAATGTAAGCTTTATTCTGCAAAATGGCCATGCGGTGGTGTCATATCCCAGAGCTCTCAATCCTAATGTAGCAGAGGTTGCTTGCATACATTGTAAGCCAGCAAGAAAGCTTCCCAAGGATTTGGAGGACTTCATTGGCGCCTCCGGTGCGTCTGGTTTCATTTACGTGTCGATGGGGTCCTCGGTAAAGGCTGCCAATATGCCAGAGTCTTTACGTCGAATGCTCGTCAAGACTTTTGCCCGCCTCCCCTATCATGTGTTATGGAAATACGAAGGCAGCTCCGCAGATATGCAGGATCTGACATCAAATGTGAAACTATCACGATGGTTGCCTCAGCAAGATATTCTGGGCCACACAAAGCTTCGCGCCTTTGTCACTCATGGGGGCTTATTGAGCATGTTTGAAACAGTCTATCATGGAGTACCCGTGGTAACAATGCCTGTTTTTTGTGACCATGATGTGAACTCCGCCAAGGCTGAGGCCGATGGTTACGCCATTAAGCTGGACCTGCAGACACTATCGACCAATCAGCTCTACAAAGCCATTATGAAAGTGATACACGATTCCCGATACAGAAATGCCGCCAGATATCGACAAAACCTCCTGCTTGATCAGCGCTCGACAGCTCTTGAGACTGCCATATACTGGACGGAGTATGTGCTCCGCCACAAGGGCGCTTATCATCTTCAAGCTCCAGCACGAAATATGAA CTGGGCCCAATACTATCTACTAGATGTGGTGGCAGTATATCTTCTTGCCTTTTATGTGCTCGTTTTGTTAATAAAGCGCCTCGACTTCCGCTCTGAAAAGCTGAGCCTACAAGTTCCTTCGACTGCCGCGCCTACAGCAGGCAAAACAAAGTCGAAGAAGATTTAA
- the LOC117892000 gene encoding craniofacial development protein 1 gives MNKGEENASESENDEDFCIEGENIESGSDDESGNNDSESEDFDSDDNSSESTRNKKKRTISSNVLESESSTPRKTRQANRTKNGIQNMEKDELESDEETDKSRSNALWAEFLSDVGSENEIQHKPKSVEKLVEPTDDTNIASKEKIPAIHKPQSKNSTNAKEYHEQPTATHSICSPRESKRSLKGDGFGSLLNQLCKKKKLSVLEKSQMDWKTFKTDEGINEELRTHNKGKDGYLERQDFLQRTDLRQFEIEKNLRLTRRQN, from the exons atgaataaggGAGAAGAAAATGCATCGGAAAGCGAAAACGACGAAGATTTTTGCATTGAGGGTGAAAATATTGAGTCTGGCAGTGACGACGAAAGCGGTAATAATGACTCTGAGTCGGAAGACTTTGATTCTGACGACAACTCTTCCGAATCGACCAGgaataagaaaaaaagaactaTATCGTCTAATGTACTTGAATCTGAAAGTTCCACACCTCGTAAAACCAGACAAGCAAACCGAACCAAAAATGGTAtacaaaatatggaaaaagACGAGCTGGAATCAGATGAGGAAACAGATAAATCCCGTTCTAACGCGCTCTGGGCTGAATTTTTAAGTGACGTTGGGAGTGAGAATGAAATTCAACATAAGCCGAAATCAGTGGAGAAACTAGTAGAACCCACCGACGACACCAATATCGCTTCAAAGGAAAAGATTCCAGCAATCCACAAGCCACAATCCAAAAATTCTACCAATGCAAAGGAATACCACGAGCAACCTACAGCCACCCATTCGATATGCTCACCTCGTGAATCCAAAAGATCGCTAAAAGGCGATGGATTTGGCTCTCTTCTTAATCagttatgcaaaaaaaagaaactgtCTGTGCTAGAAAAGTCgcaaatggattggaaaacttttaaaaCAGACGAAGGTATCAATGAGGAGCTACGCACGCACAATAAAGGCAAGGATGG ctATTTGGAACGTCAGGACTTTTTACAGCGAACCGATTTGCGACAATTTGAAATTGAGAAAAACTTACGCCTAACGCGCCGGCAAAACTAA
- the LOC117891998 gene encoding 2-hydroxyacylsphingosine 1-beta-galactosyltransferase isoform X2, with protein sequence MHRTVGLLLILCICCTVAVDILMATQGGTKSHKIPFWELAKGLIARGHNITFLSGFPADFHIDGLQEVTPAGLVEYIQNYTNWDLLGARIAGEMPIKPWDGIRYAFESCDAMLGDAETKDLANRSFDLAILDGAFPECVLGLVHQYKIPFMYINTVGFYTGSLSVAGNPISYAITPNFYSRFTDTMSLYERAINTGMQIGQNLMHMYVIRRTHLVLREHLGSHMPHPYEMSRNVSFILQNGHAVVSYPRALNPNVAEVACIHCKPARKLPKDLEDFIGASGASGFIYVSMGSSVKAANMPESLRRMLVKTFARLPYHVLWKYEGSSADMQDLTSNVKLSRWLPQQDILGHTKLRAFVTHGGLLSMFETVYHGVPVVTMPVFCDHDVNSAKAEADGYAIKLDLQTLSTNQLYKAIMKVIHDSRYRNAARYRQNLLLDQRSTALETAIYWTEYVLRHKGAYHLQAPARNMNWAQYYLLDVVAVYLLAFYVLVLLIKRLDFRSEKLSLQVPSTAAPTAGKTKSKKI encoded by the exons ATGCATCGAACTGTCGGCTTGTTGCTGATCCTTTGTATCTGCTGCACAGTGGCGGTTGACATTCTAATGGCTACACAAG GTGGAACAAAGTCACACAAAATACCATTTTGGGAGTTGGCCAAGGGATTAATAGCCAG AGGACATAATATTACCTTCCTAAGTGGGTTCCCGGCAGATTTTCATATCGATGGCCTGCAAGAGGTGACGCCAGCTGGCCTTGTTGAATACATTCAGAACTATACGAATTGGGATTTGTTGGGCGCTCGAATTGCTGGAGAAATGCCTATAAAGCCGTGGGATGGTATTCGATATGCTTTTGAG TCGTGTGATGCTATGCTTGGCGACGCGGAGACCAAAGATTTGGCGAACCGTAGCTTTGATCTAGCCATATTGGACGGAGCTTTTCCCGAGTGTGTGCTGGGACTGGTACATCAATACAAAATTCCTTTCATGTACATAAACACTGTAGGCTTCTATACAGGAAGTCTCTCGGTAGCGGGGAACCCCATAAGCTATGCCATAACTCCAAACTTTTACTCTCGCTTTACGGACACCATGAGCCTATACGAGCGGGCAATCAACACGGGAATGCAGATCGGACAAAATCTAATGCACATG TATGTTATTCGGAGAACGCATCTCGTCCTGCGAGAACATTTGGGCTCCCACATGCCACATCCCTACGAGATGTCACGTAATGTAAGCTTTATTCTGCAAAATGGCCATGCGGTGGTGTCATATCCCAGAGCTCTCAATCCTAATGTAGCAGAGGTTGCTTGCATACATTGTAAGCCAGCAAGAAAGCTTCCCAAGGATTTGGAGGACTTCATTGGCGCCTCCGGTGCGTCTGGTTTCATTTACGTGTCGATGGGGTCCTCGGTAAAGGCTGCCAATATGCCAGAGTCTTTACGTCGAATGCTCGTCAAGACTTTTGCCCGCCTCCCCTATCATGTGTTATGGAAATACGAAGGCAGCTCCGCAGATATGCAGGATCTGACATCAAATGTGAAACTATCACGATGGTTGCCTCAGCAAGATATTCTGGGCCACACAAAGCTTCGCGCCTTTGTCACTCATGGGGGCTTATTGAGCATGTTTGAAACAGTCTATCATGGAGTACCCGTGGTAACAATGCCTGTTTTTTGTGACCATGATGTGAACTCCGCCAAGGCTGAGGCCGATGGTTACGCCATTAAGCTGGACCTGCAGACACTATCGACCAATCAGCTCTACAAAGCCATTATGAAAGTGATACACGATTCCCGATACAGAAATGCCGCCAGATATCGACAAAACCTCCTGCTTGATCAGCGCTCGACAGCTCTTGAGACTGCCATATACTGGACGGAGTATGTGCTCCGCCACAAGGGCGCTTATCATCTTCAAGCTCCAGCACGAAATATGAA CTGGGCCCAATACTATCTACTAGATGTGGTGGCAGTATATCTTCTTGCCTTTTATGTGCTCGTTTTGTTAATAAAGCGCCTCGACTTCCGCTCTGAAAAGCTGAGCCTACAAGTTCCTTCGACTGCCGCGCCTACAGCAGGCAAAACAAAGTCGAAGAAGATTTAA
- the LOC117891997 gene encoding uncharacterized protein LOC117891997 → MSLIVEMASRSTAPTPVVFENGTVLGSMSCEHSHAKVQFLGNQSQFVVPEIVISFSQSSNSIYNNRSPCDVSSSSAINRISPTINRNEPSGEHTSLLEIHQREGEEESEFEQFVLNRTSSESNILESSTCNELQMSNSLCVQAATLSLQNRALDMLNTSACSRSDSESRQGKRMRRKADKAKINCSTNALGSPTPTVPSVADVLRPPQYTAIFLDRHHGNSGVTANAQLTGPVISSPFLSGNPGQGTGSDAVNFIEYHQYCQQRPGMGNVALGHHHHLHHPRRSLFEVAVPLAGSSVEVSNTLVRTNINMSGTVESSENLAVSCLRKWFARPSLPFVIGIFALGGVACTLGGIVLGSTGLIEHSTQYLSAALLMIGIGVSLLVISGAIWRLSLPDDVDDCPCFRRMETCRNCNSPHCNNRLLPGSYLYPEFQHRQPPPSYLTSLNEYAFIYHHSAHPAAAAAAAAYATLGLNTPPPLYRSTYSLNTSASVGTPTPLQLPQTSEHASEEHHPVLLIREAPSQTSFKEVEIEDMREAGPLMRGIEMQTLYKEAELD, encoded by the exons ATGTCTTTAATTGTTGAGATGGCATCGAGATCTACGGCACCAACTCCAGTGGTTTTTGAAAACGGTACAGTGCTAGGCTCCATGAGTTGTGAGCACTCCCATGCAAAGGTCCAGTTCCTAGGCAATCAGTCGCAATTTGTTGTACCGGAAATAGTAATTAGTTTCAGTCAGAGCAGCAATAGTATCTACAACAATCGAAGTCCCTGTGATGTGTCGAGTTCCAGCGCAATCAACAGAATTAGTCCAACCATTAACAGGAATGAACCGTCTGGGGAGCATACGTCGCTTCTGGAAATTCATCAGCGAGAAGGAGAGGAAGAGTCTGAGTTCGAACAGTTCGTCTTGAACCGCACCAGTTCAGAAAGTAACATACTAGAGTCTAGCACCTGCAATGAATTGCAGATGTCTAATTCGCTATGCGTTCAAGCAGCAACCTTATCGCTCCAAAATCGTGCTCTGGACATGCTCAACACGAGTGCGTGTTCGCGGTCCGACTCCGAGTCCAGGCAAGGCAAGCGTATGCGGCGCAAGGCGGACAAAGCCAAGATCAATTGCTCCACTAATGCACTCGGCTCTCCGACGCCCACAGTGCCGTCAGTGGCAGACGTCCTCCGTCCTCCACAATATACGGCAATTTTTCTGGACCGCCACCATGGAAACAGTGGCGTAACAGCGAACGCTCAGTTGACGGGACCAGTCATCTCATCGCCATTTTTAAGTGGCAACCCAGGGCAAGGGACAGGATCCGACGCTGTCAATTTTATAGAGTATCATCAATACTGTCAGCAGCGCCCGGGAATGGGTAACGTGGCACTcggacatcatcatcatctgcatcACCCGCGAAG AAGTCTCTTTGAAGTGGCTGTACCGCTGGCCGGTAGCAGCGTGGAAGTCAGCAACACTTTGGTCAGAACAAACATCAACATGTCTGGTACTGTTGAATCCTCCGAGAATCTGGCTGTGAGCTGTCTTCGAAAGTGGTTCGCTCGTccgtcgctccctttcgtaaTAGGGATATTTGCTCTTGGTGGCGTGGCATGTACACTTGGCGGCATAGTGCTTGGCAGCACAGGTCTGATAGAGCATTCTACGCAGTATCTAAGTGCGGCGCTGTTGATGATCGGCATTGGTGTATCATTGTTGGTGATATCGGGCGCCATTTGGCGTCTGAGTCTTCCCGATGATGTCGATGACTGTCCCTGCTTTCGACGAATGGAAACCTGTCGCAACTGCAACAGCCCACACTGCAACAACCGCCTTCTTCCCGGTAGCTATTTGTACCCAGAGTTCCAGCATCGGCAACCGCCGCCTTCATATCTAACTTCGCTAAACGAGTACGCATTCATCTATCATCATAGTGCGCatccggcagcggcagcagctgcagccgcttaTGCTACATTAGGACTGAACACTCCTCCGCCGCTATATCGTTCGACCTACTCCCTCAA CACTTCGGCATCGGTGGGTACACCTACACCTTTACAATTACCACAAACGAGCGAGCATGCATCTGAGGAACACCATCCGGTTCTGCTAATCCGTGAAGCACCCAGTCAGACATCATTCAAAGAGGTAGAGATCGAGGACATGCGTGAGGCTGGACCTCTAATGCGTGGGATCGAAATGCAAACGCTTTATAAGGAAGCTGAGCTTGACTAG